A stretch of the Haloarcula ordinaria genome encodes the following:
- the glpR gene encoding HTH-type transcriptional regulator GlpR — MLPAERKRTIVELVTERDGCSVAKLADELEFSKATVRRDLRDLEDEGRIERTHGGAVPTPSVGTERSYDQREVEHLAAKQAIAERAKAEVREGHVVFLDAGTTTMEIARVLPDTGYVAVTNMPTVATELSERDIDVKLTGGTLRARTRALVGPTASAFLDRANFDLLFLGTNGIHADAGLSTPNEEEAAVKTQMVERASRVVLVADSSKFDERSFVSFADLADVDALVTDAEPPAALAAALADADVLVESVSQ; from the coding sequence ATGCTTCCGGCCGAGAGAAAACGGACTATCGTGGAACTGGTGACGGAACGTGACGGCTGTTCCGTCGCCAAGCTGGCGGACGAACTCGAGTTCTCGAAAGCCACTGTCCGCCGTGATCTCCGAGACCTGGAAGACGAGGGCCGTATCGAGCGAACGCACGGCGGGGCCGTTCCGACGCCGTCCGTCGGCACCGAGCGCTCCTACGACCAGCGGGAGGTCGAACATCTGGCGGCGAAGCAGGCTATCGCGGAGCGCGCCAAAGCGGAGGTCAGGGAGGGTCACGTGGTCTTCCTCGACGCCGGGACGACGACGATGGAGATCGCTCGCGTCCTCCCCGATACCGGGTACGTCGCGGTGACGAACATGCCGACCGTGGCGACCGAGCTCTCTGAGCGGGACATCGACGTGAAACTGACCGGCGGGACGCTCCGGGCGCGGACCCGCGCCCTCGTCGGTCCGACCGCCTCGGCGTTCCTCGACCGGGCCAACTTCGACCTCCTCTTTCTCGGGACGAACGGAATCCACGCCGACGCGGGTCTCTCGACGCCCAACGAGGAGGAGGCGGCGGTCAAGACACAGATGGTCGAGCGGGCCAGTCGCGTGGTCCTCGTCGCGGACAGTTCGAAGTTCGACGAGCGGAGTTTCGTCTCCTTCGCCGACCTCGCGGACGTCGACGCACTCGTGACGGACGCAGAACCGCCAGCGGCCCTGGCAGCAGCGCTCGCAGACGCGGACGTACTCGTCGAGAGTGTCAGCCAATGA
- the ilvN gene encoding acetolactate synthase small subunit, whose product MPGPAPDERLRPEGRRNLQGIRVDPEAEVTHEPRQAVLSALVKHRPGVLSEVSGLFSRRQFNIESLTVGPTVDEDTARMTILIEEPEPGIDQAKKQLQKLVPVISVAELEPEAVRRELALIKVDGEKPDDITAVAEMYGGQAVDAATDSVTVEVTGSKQKIDAAVEAFKQFDVQEVVRTGAAALERGADTLEKHD is encoded by the coding sequence ATGCCAGGCCCCGCACCGGACGAACGGCTCCGCCCCGAGGGTCGACGCAACTTGCAGGGAATCCGCGTCGACCCCGAGGCCGAAGTGACTCACGAACCCCGCCAGGCCGTGCTGTCGGCACTGGTCAAACACCGCCCCGGCGTGCTCTCGGAGGTGTCGGGCCTCTTCAGCCGCCGGCAGTTCAACATCGAAAGCCTCACTGTGGGTCCGACGGTGGACGAGGATACAGCCCGAATGACCATCCTCATCGAGGAGCCGGAACCCGGCATCGACCAGGCGAAAAAGCAGTTGCAGAAACTGGTGCCGGTCATCTCGGTCGCCGAGCTCGAACCCGAAGCGGTCCGCCGCGAACTGGCGCTCATCAAGGTCGACGGGGAGAAACCCGACGACATCACGGCCGTCGCGGAGATGTACGGCGGCCAGGCGGTCGACGCCGCCACGGACTCGGTGACCGTCGAGGTCACGGGAAGCAAGCAGAAGATCGACGCCGCCGTCGAGGCGTTCAAGCAGTTCGACGTGCAGGAAGTCGTCCGCACCGGTGCCGCAGCACTGGAACGGGGCGCAGATACACTGGAGAAACATGACTGA
- the leuC gene encoding 3-isopropylmalate dehydratase large subunit has protein sequence MSRGTLYDKVWDRHKVTTLPNGQDQLFVGLHLIHEVTSPQAFGMLQERGLEVARPDLTHATVDHIVPTANQDRPYSDDAAENMMAELEQNVRDAGIEFSDPTTGNQGIVHVIGPEQGITQPGKTIVCGDSHTSTHGAFGALAFGIGTSQIRDVLATQTIAMEKQKVRKIEVTGELDEGVEAKDIILEIIRRLGTEGGVGYVYEYAGETIENLDMEGRMSICNMSIEGGARAGYVNPDETTYEWLEQTDYFQERPEKFEELTEYWESIRSDADAEYDDVVEIDAGELDPVVTWGTTPGQGIGIDDQIPAPEDLPEDKQDTARRAQKHMRVEPGQSMEGYDIDVAFLGSCTNARLPDLRRAARIVKGRQVHDSVRAFVVPGSQRVQRAAEEEGLKDIFEDAGFEWRNAGCSMCLGMNEDQLEGDEACASSSNRNFVGRQGSKDGRTVLMNPRMVAAAAINGEVSDVRDLKEVSLA, from the coding sequence ATGAGCCGAGGAACACTGTACGACAAAGTCTGGGACCGGCACAAAGTCACGACGCTGCCCAACGGGCAGGACCAGCTGTTCGTCGGCCTCCACCTCATCCACGAGGTGACGAGTCCGCAGGCGTTCGGGATGCTCCAGGAGCGAGGCCTCGAGGTCGCGCGCCCGGACCTGACCCACGCGACGGTGGACCACATCGTCCCGACGGCCAACCAGGACCGGCCCTACAGCGACGACGCGGCCGAGAACATGATGGCCGAACTCGAACAGAACGTCCGGGACGCCGGCATCGAGTTCTCCGACCCGACGACCGGCAACCAGGGCATCGTCCACGTCATTGGCCCGGAGCAGGGCATCACCCAGCCCGGCAAGACCATCGTCTGTGGCGACAGCCACACCTCCACGCACGGCGCCTTCGGCGCGCTCGCCTTCGGTATCGGGACCAGCCAAATCCGCGACGTCCTGGCGACCCAGACCATCGCGATGGAGAAACAGAAGGTCCGCAAGATTGAGGTCACCGGTGAACTCGACGAGGGCGTAGAAGCCAAGGACATCATCCTCGAGATCATCCGCCGACTGGGCACCGAGGGCGGCGTCGGCTACGTCTACGAGTACGCCGGCGAGACCATCGAGAACCTGGACATGGAGGGGCGGATGTCCATCTGCAACATGTCCATCGAGGGCGGCGCTCGCGCGGGGTACGTCAACCCCGACGAGACCACATACGAGTGGCTCGAGCAGACAGATTACTTCCAGGAACGCCCCGAGAAGTTCGAGGAACTGACCGAGTACTGGGAGTCCATCCGTAGCGACGCGGACGCCGAGTACGACGACGTCGTCGAAATCGACGCCGGCGAACTCGACCCCGTCGTCACCTGGGGGACCACGCCGGGCCAGGGTATCGGCATCGACGACCAGATTCCGGCCCCCGAGGACCTCCCAGAGGACAAGCAGGACACCGCTCGGCGCGCCCAGAAGCACATGCGCGTCGAACCCGGCCAGAGCATGGAGGGCTACGACATCGACGTCGCCTTCCTGGGCTCGTGTACGAACGCCCGGCTGCCCGACCTGCGACGGGCCGCCCGCATCGTCAAGGGCCGGCAGGTCCACGACAGCGTCCGCGCGTTCGTCGTCCCCGGCAGCCAGCGCGTCCAGCGCGCCGCCGAGGAAGAGGGCCTCAAGGACATCTTCGAGGACGCCGGCTTCGAGTGGCGCAACGCCGGCTGTTCGATGTGTCTGGGTATGAACGAGGACCAGCTCGAGGGCGACGAGGCGTGTGCCTCCTCCTCGAACCGGAACTTCGTCGGTCGCCAGGGGAGCAAGGACGGACGCACCGTCCTGATGAACCCCCGGATGGTCGCCGCCGCGGCGATCAACGGGGAAGTGTCTGACGTGCGCGACCTGAAGGAGGTGTCCTTGGCATGA
- a CDS encoding DUF5799 family protein, whose translation MRDPSWTDRIAAERMSVDQQFNEYVEASSFSSQQWGLVMTAVEFEIENPESPDEARVVANTSKLSSIMPEMDRIEQQSPMGGGGSGGSSGGGLFSGVKSALGLGGGGSNEKMEEATELAQQYAEQLQEELESKGRWESLCKMEA comes from the coding sequence ATGCGTGACCCATCCTGGACAGACCGCATCGCAGCAGAGCGGATGTCCGTCGACCAGCAGTTCAACGAATACGTCGAGGCCTCGTCGTTCTCCAGCCAGCAGTGGGGTCTCGTGATGACTGCCGTCGAGTTCGAGATAGAGAACCCGGAATCCCCCGACGAGGCGCGCGTCGTCGCCAACACGTCGAAGCTGTCGAGCATCATGCCCGAGATGGACCGAATCGAACAGCAGTCCCCGATGGGCGGCGGTGGCTCCGGCGGATCGAGCGGCGGCGGCCTCTTCTCGGGCGTGAAGTCAGCCCTCGGCCTCGGCGGCGGCGGTAGCAACGAGAAGATGGAAGAGGCGACGGAACTGGCACAGCAGTACGCCGAGCAACTCCAGGAGGAACTCGAATCGAAGGGGCGCTGGGAGTCGCTCTGCAAGATGGAGGCCTGA
- a CDS encoding isocitrate/isopropylmalate dehydrogenase family protein gives MTHEIAVIPGDGIGQEVTPAAVAVLEAIETVDFEFVEGDAGDAVLAETGEALPQATRDLAADADATLFGAAGETAADVILPLRDVVDSFANVRPARSYPGLDAVQPDTDIVFIRENTEGVYTGIESEITDGVRTLTRVITEEASRDIAEFGFRYAKQNGYDDVTIAHKANVMRETDGLFLETAEAVGDDRGADYDTGLMDALAMHLVMNPEDYGVVICPNLAGDMLSDLAAGLVGGLGLLPSANVGEDNALFEPVHGSAPDIAGQGIANPSAMILSAAMLLDHLGYDDEGDRVRDAVEAVLQSGPRTPDLGGDASTEDVTDAILGEL, from the coding sequence ATGACACACGAGATTGCAGTCATCCCCGGCGACGGTATCGGGCAGGAGGTCACGCCCGCGGCCGTCGCGGTACTGGAGGCCATCGAGACGGTCGACTTCGAATTCGTCGAGGGTGACGCCGGCGACGCGGTGCTGGCCGAGACTGGTGAAGCGCTCCCACAGGCGACGCGGGACCTGGCAGCCGACGCCGACGCGACGCTGTTCGGCGCGGCCGGCGAGACGGCCGCCGACGTCATCCTCCCGCTGCGCGACGTCGTCGACTCGTTCGCCAACGTTCGGCCAGCGCGGTCCTACCCCGGTCTCGACGCCGTCCAGCCGGACACGGACATCGTGTTCATCAGGGAGAACACGGAAGGCGTCTACACCGGCATCGAGAGCGAGATAACCGACGGCGTGCGGACGCTCACGCGGGTCATCACGGAGGAGGCCTCGCGCGACATCGCCGAGTTCGGCTTCCGGTACGCGAAGCAGAACGGCTACGACGACGTGACTATCGCGCACAAGGCCAACGTCATGCGCGAGACCGACGGCCTCTTCCTCGAGACCGCCGAGGCCGTCGGGGACGACCGGGGTGCCGACTACGACACGGGGCTGATGGACGCTCTGGCGATGCACCTGGTGATGAACCCGGAGGACTACGGCGTGGTCATCTGCCCGAACCTGGCCGGGGACATGCTCTCGGACCTCGCGGCCGGCCTGGTCGGTGGCCTGGGACTGCTCCCGTCTGCCAACGTCGGCGAGGACAACGCGCTGTTCGAGCCGGTCCACGGCTCCGCCCCGGACATCGCCGGTCAGGGCATCGCGAACCCGTCGGCGATGATTCTCTCGGCGGCGATGCTGCTCGACCACCTCGGCTACGACGATGAGGGCGACCGGGTCCGGGACGCCGTCGAGGCAGTCCTCCAGAGCGGGCCCAGAACGCCGGACCTCGGCGGCGACGCGTCGACCGAGGACGTCACCGACGCGATACTCGGCGAACTGTAA
- the pfkB gene encoding 1-phosphofructokinase, translated as MIVTVTYNPAVDQTLQFDEPMDADAILRATDARFNAGGKGINVARYLTGLDRPCVATGIVGGFTGEFISDELEDDGIETDFVQVDGPTRLNTTAIAAGEEYKLNHDSAPVEPESIDELVETVQSLGPERVLVSGSLPPGVSTADVDRIARAGDWDTVVDMGGTYLTQLESEYALCKPNREELAEATGTDVSTVDGCARAADAFRDEGFDRVLASMGADGAVLATGSELLYAEALDVDVVDTVGAGDSLLSGAVAAWDEGADDRTALRTGVAVSSRLVQAAGTDVNSFDGVEAARDRVTVRRLDE; from the coding sequence ATGATTGTCACAGTCACCTACAACCCAGCAGTCGACCAGACGCTACAGTTCGACGAACCGATGGACGCCGACGCGATACTCCGGGCGACGGACGCTCGGTTCAACGCCGGCGGCAAGGGAATCAACGTCGCCCGGTACCTGACCGGGCTGGACCGGCCCTGCGTCGCGACGGGTATCGTCGGCGGGTTCACCGGCGAGTTCATCAGCGACGAGCTCGAGGACGACGGCATCGAGACGGACTTCGTCCAGGTCGACGGGCCGACCCGACTGAACACGACGGCCATCGCCGCTGGCGAGGAGTACAAACTAAATCACGACAGCGCGCCAGTGGAACCGGAGTCTATCGACGAGCTGGTCGAGACGGTCCAGTCCTTGGGCCCCGAGCGAGTGCTCGTCAGCGGGAGTCTCCCACCTGGCGTCTCGACGGCCGACGTCGACCGCATCGCCCGAGCCGGCGACTGGGACACCGTCGTGGACATGGGGGGAACCTACCTCACGCAACTGGAGTCCGAGTACGCACTGTGCAAACCCAACCGCGAAGAACTGGCCGAAGCCACCGGGACCGACGTCTCGACTGTCGACGGGTGTGCGCGGGCGGCAGACGCGTTCCGCGACGAGGGGTTCGACCGCGTCCTCGCGTCGATGGGCGCCGACGGGGCGGTGCTGGCTACCGGCTCCGAGCTGCTGTACGCCGAGGCGCTCGACGTCGACGTGGTCGATACGGTCGGTGCCGGCGACTCGTTGCTCTCCGGAGCCGTCGCCGCCTGGGACGAGGGCGCCGACGACCGGACGGCACTCCGAACCGGCGTCGCCGTCTCGTCGCGACTGGTACAGGCGGCCGGCACCGACGTCAACTCGTTCGACGGTGTCGAGGCGGCTCGGGACCGCGTCACGGTTCGCCGGCTCGACGAGTAG
- a CDS encoding OsmC family protein, protein MTDIEVKSTCTEGYTVESVIDGEWELVVDALSEDGPSANQVLAADYASCYIPAFRVAASKHGYDDIGTVEVDVEADLDDDDDLVAMRWHIQVEADLGDDEQDIVELGEEICHVHSALREGLHAEITIDSGV, encoded by the coding sequence ATGACGGATATCGAAGTCAAAAGCACGTGCACGGAAGGATACACAGTCGAGAGCGTCATCGACGGCGAATGGGAGCTCGTCGTGGACGCACTCAGCGAGGACGGACCGTCGGCGAACCAGGTCCTGGCGGCCGACTACGCGTCCTGTTACATCCCGGCGTTCCGCGTCGCCGCGAGCAAACACGGGTACGACGACATCGGCACGGTAGAGGTCGACGTCGAAGCCGACCTGGACGACGACGACGACCTGGTGGCCATGCGGTGGCACATCCAGGTCGAGGCCGACCTCGGCGACGACGAGCAGGACATCGTCGAACTGGGCGAGGAGATCTGCCACGTCCACTCGGCGCTCCGCGAGGGGCTCCACGCCGAGATTACGATCGACTCCGGCGTCTGA
- the leuD gene encoding 3-isopropylmalate dehydratase small subunit has product MTDATEDIPEVDYVEGTGIPIRGNDIDTDQIIPARFMKVVTFDGLGEFAFFDLRFDDDDNEKDHPMNEARFQDANVMVVNNNFGCGSSREHAPQALMRWGIDAIIGEGFAEIFAGNCLALGIPTLTADHETINALQQWVDDNPDGDIEVDVAAETVRYGVPESDDSGAEQNSESSALGNEISVSVDDAQRQALVEGIWDTTALMKANRNAIEETAAQLPYLDQTRSDVESDD; this is encoded by the coding sequence ATGACCGACGCGACCGAGGACATCCCCGAGGTCGACTACGTCGAGGGGACCGGCATCCCCATCCGCGGGAACGACATCGACACCGACCAGATCATCCCCGCGCGGTTCATGAAGGTCGTCACTTTCGACGGCCTGGGGGAGTTCGCCTTCTTCGACCTGCGGTTCGACGACGACGACAACGAGAAGGACCACCCGATGAACGAGGCGCGGTTCCAGGACGCCAACGTCATGGTGGTCAACAACAACTTCGGCTGTGGCTCCTCGCGCGAGCACGCACCCCAGGCGCTGATGCGCTGGGGTATCGACGCCATCATCGGCGAGGGCTTCGCCGAGATCTTCGCCGGGAACTGCCTCGCGCTGGGCATCCCGACGCTCACCGCCGACCACGAGACCATCAACGCACTCCAGCAGTGGGTCGACGACAACCCCGACGGAGACATCGAGGTCGACGTGGCGGCAGAGACCGTTCGCTACGGGGTTCCGGAATCGGACGATTCCGGAGCCGAGCAGAACTCGGAGAGTTCTGCGCTCGGCAACGAGATCTCGGTCAGCGTCGACGACGCCCAGCGCCAGGCCCTCGTCGAGGGCATCTGGGACACGACGGCGCTGATGAAGGCCAACCGGAACGCCATCGAGGAGACGGCCGCACAGTTGCCGTATCTGGACCAGACACGGTCGGACGTCGAGTCGGACGACTAG
- the ilvC gene encoding ketol-acid reductoisomerase translates to MTDEFTTTVYHDEDVDESLIEDETIAILGYGSQGHAHALNLNDSGMDVVVGLRETSSSRDAAEAEGLRVETPDVAAAEADRVVMLVPDTVQPAVYEAIEDGLEAGDTLQFAHGFNIHYGQIRPPEDVDVTMSAPKSPGHLVRRTYERGEGTPGLIAVYQDATGDAKAESLAYSKAIGCTRAGVIETTFQEEVETDLFGEQAVLCGGVTEMVKAGFETLVDAGYAPEMAYFECLNEPKLIVDLMYEGGHMGMWNSVSDTAEYGGLTRGEEVINREGMDKLLEEVQNGEFAREWINENQAHRPAYKQYREAEQNHQIEEVGGRLRELFSWSDDADQETQEAPADD, encoded by the coding sequence ATGACTGACGAATTCACTACCACGGTCTATCACGACGAGGACGTAGACGAATCGCTCATCGAAGACGAGACAATCGCCATCCTTGGCTACGGGTCACAGGGGCACGCCCACGCGCTGAACCTCAATGACTCCGGGATGGACGTCGTCGTCGGCCTGCGCGAGACCTCCTCGTCCCGCGACGCCGCCGAGGCCGAGGGGCTCCGCGTCGAGACCCCCGACGTCGCCGCCGCCGAGGCCGACCGCGTGGTCATGCTCGTCCCGGACACCGTCCAGCCCGCGGTCTACGAGGCCATCGAGGACGGCCTGGAGGCAGGCGACACGCTCCAGTTCGCCCACGGGTTCAACATCCACTACGGGCAGATTCGCCCGCCGGAGGACGTCGACGTGACGATGTCGGCGCCGAAGTCGCCCGGCCACCTCGTGCGCCGGACCTACGAGCGCGGCGAGGGGACGCCGGGTCTCATCGCGGTCTACCAGGACGCCACGGGCGACGCCAAGGCGGAATCCCTGGCGTACTCGAAAGCGATCGGCTGTACCCGCGCCGGCGTCATCGAGACGACGTTCCAGGAAGAGGTCGAGACTGACCTGTTCGGCGAGCAGGCCGTCCTCTGTGGCGGCGTCACCGAGATGGTGAAAGCCGGCTTCGAGACGCTTGTCGACGCGGGCTACGCGCCGGAGATGGCCTACTTCGAGTGTCTGAACGAGCCCAAGCTCATCGTCGACCTGATGTACGAGGGCGGCCACATGGGCATGTGGAACTCCGTCTCCGACACCGCCGAGTACGGCGGCCTCACCCGAGGTGAGGAAGTCATCAACCGGGAAGGGATGGACAAACTGCTCGAGGAGGTCCAGAACGGCGAGTTCGCTCGCGAGTGGATCAACGAGAACCAGGCCCACCGGCCGGCCTACAAGCAGTACCGAGAGGCCGAACAGAACCACCAGATAGAGGAGGTCGGCGGCCGGCTCCGCGAGCTGTTCTCGTGGAGCGACGACGCCGACCAAGAGACACAGGAAGCACCAGCAGATGACTAG
- a CDS encoding NAD(P)-dependent oxidoreductase, protein MADVGFIGLGAMGAPMAWNLDDAGFDLLVYNRSDDREDPFESAGIETGASPRDVAERVDVVCLIVSNGAAVEAVLEQDDGLLAGLDEGTTVVQMSTIGYDETMAAAEMVSEAGGTFVDAPVSGTVGPAREGTLVGLASGEESAVEDVWPMLEAMCEPVVNCGETGQGTNMKLFINLLLGDAMGAFAEALVFGRKNGLDLDTMQTVVDNGALDCPLFAGKGELIADGDYEPRFPVDYQFKDLSLALDRAGDVGAPLSQTAAARESFSAARAQGHGSEDMTAVIKHLAETADVSLAEE, encoded by the coding sequence ATGGCAGACGTAGGCTTCATCGGACTAGGTGCGATGGGTGCACCGATGGCGTGGAACCTCGACGACGCAGGGTTCGACCTGCTCGTGTACAACCGCTCCGACGACCGCGAGGACCCCTTCGAATCGGCGGGTATCGAGACCGGCGCGTCACCGAGAGACGTCGCGGAACGGGTCGACGTCGTCTGTCTCATCGTCAGCAACGGCGCCGCCGTCGAAGCGGTCCTCGAACAGGACGACGGTCTGCTGGCGGGACTCGACGAGGGGACAACGGTCGTCCAGATGAGCACCATCGGCTACGACGAGACGATGGCGGCCGCAGAGATGGTCTCCGAGGCCGGCGGGACCTTCGTCGACGCGCCCGTCTCCGGCACCGTCGGGCCGGCGCGGGAGGGGACACTCGTCGGCCTGGCGAGCGGCGAGGAATCCGCTGTCGAAGACGTCTGGCCGATGCTCGAAGCGATGTGCGAACCCGTCGTCAACTGCGGCGAGACGGGCCAGGGGACGAACATGAAGCTGTTCATCAACCTCCTGCTGGGCGACGCGATGGGCGCGTTCGCGGAAGCGCTCGTCTTCGGCCGGAAGAACGGACTGGACCTCGACACCATGCAGACGGTCGTCGACAACGGTGCGCTGGACTGTCCGCTGTTCGCGGGCAAGGGCGAACTCATCGCCGACGGGGACTACGAGCCGCGGTTCCCGGTCGACTACCAGTTCAAGGACCTCTCGCTGGCCCTCGACCGCGCCGGCGACGTCGGTGCGCCGCTCTCACAGACCGCTGCGGCGCGCGAGTCGTTCAGTGCGGCGCGCGCACAGGGGCATGGCAGCGAGGACATGACCGCCGTCATCAAGCACCTCGCCGAAACGGCGGACGTGTCGCTGGCCGAAGAGTAA
- a CDS encoding metal-dependent hydrolase, which produces MDLTWYGHSTWAVTVDGTELLIDPFFDNPMTETDPEELDPDYVLLTHGHADHIADVDRYRGTTVVGTPEVVEYCEDNYGVNDTIGFNIGGTIELGDAYVTMHRADHTNGMDTSYGATGGMPAGYIISDTKPTQISDADSTTFYHAGDTGLMTEMRDVIGPYLEPDAAALPVGDHFTMGPMQAAIAVDWLDVDHAFPMHYDTFPPIEIEVEDFAREVKAAGSDTDVHVLEGDETFTL; this is translated from the coding sequence ATGGATTTAACCTGGTACGGCCACTCGACGTGGGCCGTCACAGTCGACGGGACAGAGCTGCTCATCGACCCCTTCTTCGACAACCCGATGACAGAGACCGACCCGGAGGAACTGGACCCCGACTACGTCCTGCTCACACACGGCCACGCCGACCACATCGCCGACGTGGACCGCTATCGCGGGACGACTGTGGTCGGGACACCCGAAGTCGTCGAGTACTGTGAGGACAACTACGGCGTCAACGACACCATCGGGTTCAACATCGGCGGGACCATCGAACTCGGCGACGCGTACGTCACCATGCACCGGGCCGACCACACCAACGGGATGGACACGTCCTACGGGGCCACGGGCGGCATGCCGGCCGGATACATCATCTCCGACACCAAGCCGACACAGATTAGCGACGCCGATTCGACGACGTTCTACCACGCCGGCGACACCGGGCTGATGACCGAGATGCGGGACGTCATCGGACCGTACCTCGAACCCGACGCTGCCGCCCTGCCGGTCGGCGACCACTTCACCATGGGCCCGATGCAGGCCGCCATCGCCGTCGACTGGCTGGACGTCGACCACGCGTTCCCGATGCACTACGACACGTTCCCGCCTATCGAAATCGAGGTCGAGGATTTCGCCAGAGAAGTGAAAGCGGCCGGAAGTGACACCGACGTGCACGTCCTCGAAGGCGACGAGACGTTCACGCTCTAG